A window of the Harmonia axyridis chromosome 5, icHarAxyr1.1, whole genome shotgun sequence genome harbors these coding sequences:
- the LOC123680890 gene encoding LOW QUALITY PROTEIN: transient receptor potential cation channel protein painless-like (The sequence of the model RefSeq protein was modified relative to this genomic sequence to represent the inferred CDS: inserted 1 base in 1 codon; substituted 1 base at 1 genomic stop codon), giving the protein MQEFNGTSRKESDLDVWIYCSAVLKILVKYLTREEINHTYRGNNALLLLVKEGEYSYRTEFLECARILVKSGIKVNHADLKNFTAILWAIKKDYRDLIEVLLNNSFNLDIDNYTMNGKSARELILSKYPGDLVLPDNFTTIASPKDLLFKYLKSYNENAFISYNQGDISQYKDADDYTLTLLQMSCQLGLLKATRHLLENKADVRRTTQKQPSPPLELAGEHGHFEIVELLLDQAKSLKVPSSTLSILLNKMNLSESGGKYEKCFEELMKNQDEASLNSGSSKNFQQTPLHYAVKFAKTKHILEFLRKGSSLANKNEFGVMAIEXIEADVLEQYLDDCVDINDIDKNNIYVTLKYKTLLPPPETDAVLYMCQAPYLKHLLTHPVIDTFLLLKWHKINMIFYTNLFFYFLFITSLVTYIFSSFGNFHYISQNESSLATLANASHFILCVTYVLLVLRELFQILVNPMDYYKDIDNWIEVILIFIVGFMIFLKDPTNDTRKQLSSLAILLSTFELILMVGQYPRLTTNVVXTVMFKRVSKNFIKFLAWYFLLIAAFAMSFFILFSESVEEKQEGNGEGDEENQNFFISPGGALFKTLVMLTGEFDASDMNFHSFPITSKVIFILFVLMIALILLNLLNGLAVSDTQRIKNDAECVGLKARTEHIHYMETMVLGNILPTTVLNFLNELCCCIPFQENLQIIISQPLSKHIIH; this is encoded by the exons ATGCAAGAATTTAATGGTACTAGTAGAAAAG AATCTGACCTGGATGTATGGATCTATTGTTCAGCAGTTCTTAAGATACTCGTCAAATACTTGACCAGAGAAGAGATAAATCACACTTACCGAGGCAACAACGCTTTGTTACTACTAGTTAAAGAGGGAGAATACAGCTACAGGACTGAATTTCTGGAATGTGCAAGAATTCTTGTTAAATCCGGCATCAAAGTCAACCACGCTGACCTGAAGAACTTCACTGCTATCCTATGGGCCATCAAGAAGGACTACAGGGATCTCATTGAGGTGCTCCTGAACAACAGCTTCAATTTGGACATCGACAACTACACAATGAATGGTAAAAGTGCCAGAGAACTGATCTTATCCAAATATCCTGGTGATCTAGTGTTACCAGACAATTTCACCACCATTGCCAGCCCCAAAGACCTCCTCTTCAAGTACTTGAAGTCCTATAATGAAAACGCGTTCATCAGTTACAACCAAGGTGATATTTCCCAGTACAAAGATGCAGACGACTACACCCTAACCCTTCTTCAGATGAGCTGCCAACTTGGACTGTTGAAAGCAACAAGGCACCTCTTAGAAAACAAGGCAGACGTCCGTAGAACCACGCAGAAACAGCCTAGTCCCCCCTTGGAGTTAGCTGGTGAACATGGTCACTTCGAAATAGTAGAACTCCTCCTAGACCAGGCCAAAAGCCTGAAGGTCCCAAGCTCAACACTATCGATCCTGTTGAACAAGATGAACCTCAGTGAATCTGGCGGAAAATACGAGAAGTGCTTCGAGGAACTCATGAAAAACCAGGATGAGGCATCTCTGAATTCTGGATCAAGCAAGAATTTCCAGCAGACCCCTCTGCATTACGCTGTGAAGTTCGCCAAGACCAAGCACATCTTAGAATTTCTTCGCAAAGGCTCTTCCCTTGCTAACAAGAACGAGTTTGGAGTGATGGCCATCG ACATAGAAGCTGACGTGCTGGAACAATATTTAGACGACTGCGTGGATATTAACGATATCGACAAAAACAACATTTACGTCACTTTGAAGTACAAGACTTTGCTGCCGC CCCCTGAAACCGACGCCGTATTGTACATGTGCCAGGCACCCTACCTAAAGCACCTTTTAACCCACCCTGTGATAGATACATTCCTGCTGTTGAAGTGGCACAAGATCAACATGATCTTCTACACGAATTTATTCTTTTACTTTCTATTCATCACATCGCTTGTTActtatatattttcttcatttggaAACTTTCACTATATTTCGCAGAATGAATCTTCCTTGGCCACTCTGGCGAATGCTAGCCATTTCATACTTTGTGTTACCTACGTGTTGCTAGTGTTAAGAGAATTGTTTCAAATACTAGTCAATCCGATGGACTATTACAAAGATATCGACAACTGGATCGAGGTGATTCTGATTTTCATCGTCGGTTTCATGATCTTCTTGAAGGACCCCACCAACGACACAAGAAAGCAGCTTTCCTCCCTAGCCATCTTACTATCCACTTTCGAGTTGATCCTAATGGTTGGGCAATACCCTAGGCTCACAACCAACGTTGTGTGAACGGTGATGTTCAAGAGGGTCTCAAAAAACTTCATAAAATTCCTCGCCTGGTATTTCTTGCTGATCGCTGCTTTTGCCATGAGTTTCTTCATACTTTTCAGTGAGAGCGTCGAGGAGAAACAAGAAGGAAATGGGGAAGGTGACGAAGAGAATCAAAACTTTTTCATAAGTCCTGGTGGAGCCCTGTTCAAAACCTTGGTGATGTTGACTGGTGAATTTGACGCGAGTGATATGAACTTCCATTCTTTTCCCATAACCAGCAAGGTGATCTTTATACTTTTCGTCTTGATGATCGCTTTGATCCTCTTGAATCTTCTCAACGGTTTGGCGGTTAGCGACACccaaagaataaaaaatgacGCAGAGTGCGTGGGACTGAAGGCCAGGACTGAACACATCCACTATATGGAAACCATGGTCTTGGGCAACATTCTTCCAACCACAGTGTTGAACTTCTTGAATGAACTGTGTTGTTGCATTCCATTCCAAGAAAACCTGCAAATTATTATAAGCCAACCGCTCTCCAAACACATCATACATTAG